A section of the Chryseobacterium ginsenosidimutans genome encodes:
- a CDS encoding L-rhamnose mutarotase, with amino-acid sequence MKKFCLALDLIDDSELIAEYEKYHQNVWPEVKQSILNSGITNMEIYRVQNRLFMMVEADENFSFEAKNEADKNNSKVQEWEELMWKFQQQLPNSKPGEKWQLMDKIFSL; translated from the coding sequence ATGAAAAAATTTTGTCTCGCTCTCGATTTAATTGATGATTCTGAATTAATAGCGGAATACGAAAAGTATCACCAAAATGTTTGGCCTGAAGTAAAGCAAAGTATTTTGAATTCGGGCATTACAAATATGGAGATTTATCGTGTTCAAAACAGATTATTTATGATGGTGGAAGCAGATGAAAATTTTTCTTTCGAAGCTAAAAATGAAGCCGATAAAAACAATTCAAAAGTTCAGGAATGGGAGGAATTGATGTGGAAATTTCAGCAACAGTTGCCCAATTCGAAGCCTGGAGAAAAGTGGCAGTTGATGGACAAGATATTTTCATTATAA
- a CDS encoding fumarylacetoacetate hydrolase family protein has translation MKLIKFGKPGQEKPGVIIGEKRYDVSHLVKDYDENFFSGDAIENLKAEINTQNLPEISPDERLGSPLARPSKIICVGLNYKDHAAETNAPIPQEPILFFKATTAIVGPNDDLIIPKTSIKTDWEVELGIVIGKKASYISEENALEHVAGYVLHNDYSERAFQLERNGQWVKGKSCDTFAPIGPFIATPDEIEDVHNLRLWLKVNGQMLQDGNTSNLIFNIPFIVSYISQFMTLLPGDVISTGTPAGVGLGQKPEPWYLKPGDVVELGIDGLGSSTQKVKAYGE, from the coding sequence ATGAAATTAATAAAATTCGGAAAACCGGGACAAGAAAAACCGGGAGTCATTATTGGCGAAAAAAGATATGATGTTTCCCATCTGGTAAAAGATTATGATGAAAACTTTTTTTCCGGTGATGCCATTGAAAACTTAAAAGCAGAAATAAATACCCAGAATCTACCCGAAATTTCACCTGATGAAAGATTAGGTTCTCCTTTGGCAAGACCATCCAAAATCATTTGTGTCGGATTGAATTATAAAGATCACGCAGCCGAAACAAACGCTCCAATTCCACAGGAACCGATCTTATTTTTTAAGGCTACCACCGCAATCGTAGGTCCAAACGATGATTTAATTATTCCAAAAACGAGTATAAAAACCGACTGGGAAGTTGAATTGGGAATTGTCATAGGAAAAAAAGCAAGTTATATTTCTGAGGAAAATGCACTGGAACACGTGGCAGGTTATGTTCTGCACAACGATTACAGTGAAAGAGCCTTCCAACTGGAAAGAAACGGACAGTGGGTAAAAGGAAAAAGCTGCGATACTTTTGCACCAATCGGTCCTTTCATCGCGACGCCTGACGAAATTGAAGATGTTCACAATTTGCGTTTGTGGTTGAAAGTCAATGGACAAATGTTGCAGGACGGAAATACTTCCAATCTTATTTTTAATATTCCTTTTATCGTAAGCTATATCAGTCAGTTCATGACTTTGCTTCCGGGTGATGTGATCAGTACAGGAACACCTGCCGGTGTAGGTTTGGGGCAAAAACCTGAGCCTTGGTATCTGAAACCGGGAGATGTGGTAGAATTGGGGATTGACGGTTTAGGAAGCAGTACTCAAAAAGTAAAAGCTTACGGAGAATGA
- a CDS encoding amidohydrolase family protein, translated as MGGIDVEISATVAQFEAWRKVAVDGQDIFIINFISEKIDKMIIDSHVHFWKFDPNRDSWITKDMTAIRKDFLPEDFSLYLRENNINGCIAVQADQSDEETAFLVNLAKENTFIKGIVGWIDLTSDKLEESLQNYQSEKLIKGFRHIAEGEEMGFLLQKKVLNGIAALHEYGYTFDILLRQDQLSDAVKLSEKLPDQPFILDHCGKPDLKINDFKNWKSNISELAQNPNIYCKISGLLTQGNWNMIDEKAIFDVLDFVFSQFGIRRVVFGSDWPVMLLGGNYRSWIELISEYVSQFSKEEQEFFFSGNAVEFYNL; from the coding sequence ATGGGAGGAATTGATGTGGAAATTTCAGCAACAGTTGCCCAATTCGAAGCCTGGAGAAAAGTGGCAGTTGATGGACAAGATATTTTCATTATAAACTTCATTTCAGAAAAAATTGATAAAATGATTATTGATTCTCACGTACATTTTTGGAAATTTGATCCGAATCGGGATTCCTGGATTACGAAAGATATGACCGCAATCCGAAAGGACTTTCTGCCGGAAGATTTTTCTTTATATTTAAGAGAAAACAACATTAATGGTTGCATTGCTGTTCAGGCTGATCAAAGTGATGAAGAAACAGCTTTTTTGGTTAATTTAGCTAAAGAAAATACGTTTATTAAAGGCATTGTCGGCTGGATTGATTTAACTTCTGACAAGCTTGAAGAATCACTTCAAAACTATCAGTCTGAAAAACTTATTAAAGGTTTCAGACATATTGCTGAAGGTGAAGAAATGGGGTTTTTACTGCAAAAAAAGGTACTCAACGGAATTGCTGCACTTCACGAATATGGATATACTTTCGATATTTTGTTGAGACAGGATCAGCTTTCTGATGCCGTAAAACTTTCGGAAAAATTGCCTGATCAGCCTTTCATTCTGGATCATTGCGGAAAACCTGACCTTAAAATCAATGATTTTAAAAATTGGAAATCAAATATTTCAGAATTAGCTCAAAATCCTAATATCTATTGCAAGATTTCTGGACTTTTAACCCAGGGAAACTGGAATATGATTGATGAAAAAGCAATTTTTGATGTTTTGGATTTTGTTTTTTCACAATTTGGAATCAGGCGTGTGGTTTTCGGAAGCGATTGGCCAGTCATGTTATTGGGAGGAAATTACAGGAGTTGGATTGAATTAATCTCAGAATATGTAAGCCAGTTTTCAAAAGAAGAACAAGAGTTTTTTTTCTCTGGAAATGCAGTAGAATTTTACAATTTATAA
- a CDS encoding PDZ domain-containing protein, with amino-acid sequence MKFKHFFWIFFISIFMNAQNSFELQDAKKTVIPFKLINNLIFIPINVNGVDLTFLLDTGVAETSLFSLENKELKLTNLEKIKFSGLGGNASIDGFISENNIARSGKDYVSYSMTLFIIVDQDFNISSHVGIPVNGIIGYHFFKNHPVIIDYSSKKIIIYNDENLFKKKIRNFSELNISIEKNKPYILADVEMTNERKNSKLLIDLGNSDPIWLFPTLIKDFVYNRPNIDDFLGRGFNGDVYGKRSRIHNFYLGDFKFEKPLTAMPDEYSIQHVNLVESRKGSIGGDIMRRFTVAFDYANKKLYLKKNRNFDDPFHFNMSGLDFKQDGMEWTKDMVTLATKNKDNPSSGVEVINNSLQYNFVLKPIFSIAGVRQDSPGAKAGLQKDDRLITINGRKTADMTLQKIMEMMKSEEGKTIEILIERKNKQMTLSFTLEDPIPYQD; translated from the coding sequence ATGAAATTTAAGCATTTTTTCTGGATTTTTTTTATAAGCATTTTTATGAATGCTCAGAATTCATTTGAACTCCAGGATGCTAAAAAAACGGTTATCCCTTTTAAATTAATCAACAACTTAATTTTTATTCCTATCAATGTAAATGGTGTCGATCTTACATTTTTATTAGATACGGGTGTTGCAGAAACTTCTCTTTTCAGTCTGGAAAATAAGGAACTAAAGCTTACCAATCTTGAGAAAATAAAATTTTCAGGATTAGGCGGAAATGCAAGCATCGATGGTTTTATATCAGAAAATAATATTGCAAGAAGCGGAAAAGATTATGTAAGCTATTCCATGACGCTTTTTATTATTGTAGATCAGGATTTTAATATTTCATCTCATGTAGGAATTCCTGTAAACGGGATTATCGGCTATCATTTTTTCAAGAATCATCCTGTTATTATCGACTATAGCTCAAAGAAAATCATCATTTATAATGACGAAAACTTATTTAAGAAAAAGATAAGAAACTTCAGTGAACTGAATATCAGTATCGAAAAAAATAAGCCTTACATTCTCGCTGATGTGGAAATGACCAACGAAAGAAAAAACTCAAAATTATTAATAGATCTTGGAAACAGTGATCCTATTTGGCTCTTCCCTACTCTAATTAAAGATTTCGTTTATAACCGTCCTAATATTGATGATTTTTTAGGAAGAGGTTTTAATGGGGATGTTTATGGCAAAAGAAGCAGAATTCATAATTTTTATTTGGGAGATTTTAAATTTGAAAAACCACTCACCGCAATGCCCGACGAATATTCTATACAGCACGTCAATTTGGTTGAAAGTAGAAAAGGCTCTATCGGCGGTGATATTATGAGACGTTTTACAGTAGCTTTTGATTATGCAAATAAGAAATTATATTTAAAGAAAAACAGAAATTTTGATGATCCTTTTCATTTTAATATGAGCGGTTTAGATTTCAAACAAGATGGCATGGAATGGACTAAAGACATGGTAACTCTTGCTACAAAAAACAAAGACAATCCATCAAGCGGAGTTGAAGTCATCAATAACAGCTTACAGTATAATTTTGTTTTAAAACCAATTTTTTCCATTGCGGGAGTTCGTCAGGATTCTCCGGGTGCAAAAGCGGGATTACAAAAAGACGACAGACTGATCACGATTAATGGAAGGAAAACTGCAGATATGACTTTACAAAAAATCATGGAAATGATGAAATCTGAAGAAGGAAAAACAATAGAAATACTTATTGAAAGGAAAAATAAGCAAATGACCTTGAGTTTTACTTTAGAAGATCCAATACCTTATCAAGATTAA
- a CDS encoding RNA polymerase sigma factor — protein MKDEQLFSLIQKAKEKNQKAQTKLINVFWVDVFSFVMKKVRDENDADEITVNVFSKVLSKLDMYDPHFQFKTWVLTIAQNTIIDFWRKKSRENQDPTENLDEVKNQFAKSPEELMISDEEQKKIIKTIESLDANYQDIIKLRFFEEKSIKEIAEELGISVANTKVRVMRAKKVLAELLKNNEFEDN, from the coding sequence ATGAAAGACGAACAATTATTTTCACTTATCCAAAAGGCAAAGGAAAAAAACCAGAAAGCCCAGACAAAGCTCATTAATGTTTTTTGGGTAGATGTATTTTCTTTTGTGATGAAAAAAGTGAGGGATGAAAACGATGCAGATGAAATTACAGTAAATGTTTTTTCAAAAGTTTTGTCGAAATTGGATATGTATGATCCTCATTTTCAGTTTAAGACATGGGTTTTAACAATCGCTCAAAATACAATTATCGATTTCTGGAGAAAAAAATCAAGGGAAAATCAGGATCCGACAGAAAACTTAGATGAAGTAAAGAATCAGTTTGCAAAATCTCCCGAAGAATTAATGATTTCGGACGAAGAACAAAAGAAAATCATTAAAACGATTGAATCTTTAGATGCAAATTATCAGGACATCATTAAATTAAGGTTTTTTGAAGAAAAAAGCATTAAAGAAATAGCCGAAGAACTCGGAATTTCCGTTGCCAATACGAAAGTAAGAGTAATGCGCGCCAAAAAAGTTTTAGCAGAATTGCTGAAAAATAATGAGTTTGAGGATAATTAA
- the tyrS gene encoding tyrosine--tRNA ligase — MNSFIEELKWRGLFADMMPGTDEQLNKEMTTAYIGFDPTADSLHIGSLIQIKILAHFQQHGHKPIALVGGATGMIGDPSGKSSERNLLDEETLLHYVDCLKNQLSRFLHFDSNETNKAELVNNYDWMKNISFLDFAKNVGKNITVNYMMAKDSVKKRLSGEAGVDGMSFTEFTYQLIQGYDFLHLYQNNNVKLQMGGSDQWGNITTGTELIRRKAKGEAFALTVPLITKADGSKFGKSESGENYWLDKKKTSPYKFYQFWLNATDADAERFIKFYTFLSREEIETLIEEHKTAEHEKKLQKKLAEEITVWVHGREEYEKALRASEILFSKGMEDMNEQIFTEIFDGVPNNEMSKSNIIGLNIIDLLSESNFLKSKSEAQREIKGNSISVNKQKVNATFTINETDLIDGKFLLLQKGKRNQFIVKVI; from the coding sequence ATGAACTCTTTTATTGAAGAACTGAAATGGCGCGGGCTTTTTGCCGACATGATGCCCGGAACGGACGAACAACTGAATAAGGAAATGACAACTGCCTATATCGGTTTCGACCCAACTGCAGATTCTTTACATATCGGAAGTCTTATTCAGATTAAAATTTTGGCTCATTTTCAACAGCACGGTCATAAGCCGATTGCTTTGGTAGGTGGCGCTACAGGAATGATTGGTGATCCTTCAGGAAAATCTTCCGAGAGAAATCTTTTGGATGAAGAAACACTTTTACACTATGTTGATTGTTTAAAAAATCAGCTTTCAAGATTTTTACATTTTGATAGTAATGAAACCAACAAAGCTGAATTGGTGAACAATTACGACTGGATGAAAAATATTTCTTTCCTTGATTTTGCAAAAAATGTTGGGAAAAATATTACCGTGAACTATATGATGGCGAAAGATTCTGTGAAAAAGAGACTTTCCGGGGAAGCGGGTGTTGACGGAATGAGTTTTACGGAATTTACGTATCAGTTAATTCAAGGATATGATTTCCTTCATTTATACCAAAATAATAATGTAAAACTTCAGATGGGAGGTTCTGACCAGTGGGGAAATATCACGACAGGTACAGAATTGATCCGTAGAAAGGCTAAAGGAGAAGCTTTTGCACTAACTGTTCCTTTGATAACAAAAGCAGACGGCTCAAAATTTGGAAAATCTGAAAGTGGCGAAAATTATTGGCTGGATAAGAAGAAAACTTCACCTTATAAATTTTATCAGTTTTGGTTGAATGCAACTGATGCAGATGCTGAAAGATTCATTAAATTTTACACATTTTTAAGTAGAGAAGAAATTGAAACTTTAATTGAAGAACATAAAACAGCTGAACACGAAAAAAAGCTTCAAAAGAAATTGGCGGAAGAAATTACCGTTTGGGTTCATGGAAGAGAAGAATACGAAAAAGCTTTAAGAGCTTCTGAAATTCTATTCAGCAAAGGAATGGAAGATATGAATGAGCAAATATTTACAGAAATTTTTGACGGAGTTCCTAATAATGAAATGTCAAAATCTAACATTATAGGTTTAAATATAATTGATCTACTTTCCGAATCAAATTTTTTAAAATCTAAAAGTGAAGCTCAAAGAGAGATAAAAGGAAATTCAATCTCTGTTAATAAACAAAAAGTAAATGCTACATTTACAATTAATGAAACAGATCTTATTGATGGTAAATTCCTTCTGCTACAAAAAGGTAAGAGAAATCAATTCATTGTAAAGGTAATTTAA
- a CDS encoding alpha/beta hydrolase has product MNLDYIVREPENITPNTTILFLLHGYGSNEQDLFSFRETLPEDWIIVSFRAPRATQFEGYSWYDIDFNNPDNFVDVPQATESLNSALESILKIVNHYGITEGKTHLCGFSQGGILCYALALKYPEMFNLVACLSSYPEEKILTDIVKDKKKLERLRFFVSHGTDDAVIPFEWGKKAADLLYDLNCYFTFREYMSGHGVNQKNYMDLMDFFSK; this is encoded by the coding sequence ATGAATTTAGATTACATCGTAAGAGAACCCGAAAATATCACTCCGAATACCACTATTCTTTTTCTGCTTCATGGCTATGGAAGCAATGAACAAGACCTTTTCAGCTTCAGAGAAACACTTCCGGAAGATTGGATCATTGTAAGTTTCAGGGCACCGAGAGCCACTCAGTTTGAAGGATATTCATGGTATGATATCGACTTTAACAATCCTGATAATTTTGTAGATGTTCCACAGGCAACGGAATCATTAAATTCTGCTTTGGAAAGCATCTTGAAAATTGTAAATCATTATGGAATTACGGAAGGCAAAACCCACCTTTGCGGTTTCAGCCAGGGCGGAATTTTGTGTTATGCTTTAGCGTTAAAATATCCTGAAATGTTCAATCTTGTGGCGTGTTTAAGCAGTTATCCCGAAGAAAAAATATTAACCGATATTGTAAAAGACAAGAAAAAACTGGAAAGACTTCGCTTTTTTGTTTCTCACGGAACGGATGATGCTGTAATTCCCTTCGAATGGGGTAAAAAAGCGGCAGATCTACTGTATGACCTGAATTGCTATTTTACTTTCAGAGAATATATGAGCGGACATGGAGTAAACCAGAAAAACTATATGGATCTGATGGATTTCTTCTCTAAATAA
- a CDS encoding L,D-transpeptidase: MKNIFLKKSFLYTLFIALMLVSCKKEIEKDGDKINDTSSSVTENQEAEKDSIKKDSVIQKESIPPTMQEDGFYNAFILPKDKKMRDSIYSVFSKKYSEKERYAILALNRLDSKNKWNADTLVVPAKIDTTLMEYSPFPMQLDVLSPVKKFVVFSYPIQAYGVYSNGSLVKWGPTSMGKKTAKTKTGLTFANWKKQLAISTVSSEWKLPYNFNIFNLDGIGWHQYDLPGYPASHSCLRLLLKDAKWLYNYADTWVLNPGGATTKARGTAVLVYGDYGWGKRKPWRKLLSDPNANSVSVEEMTKMIEPNIEKILREQDNREKVVDSIRAAKAVLEQMPQTPKTVAP; this comes from the coding sequence ATGAAAAATATATTTCTGAAGAAATCATTTCTATATACACTCTTTATTGCTTTAATGTTAGTTTCTTGTAAAAAAGAAATTGAAAAAGATGGAGATAAAATTAATGATACGTCATCTTCTGTTACGGAAAACCAGGAAGCGGAAAAAGATTCTATAAAAAAAGATTCTGTTATTCAAAAAGAATCAATACCTCCTACAATGCAGGAAGATGGTTTCTACAATGCTTTTATCCTTCCAAAAGATAAAAAAATGCGAGATTCCATATATTCTGTTTTCAGTAAAAAATATTCTGAAAAAGAGCGTTATGCAATTTTAGCTTTAAACAGACTGGATTCAAAAAATAAATGGAATGCCGATACGTTGGTTGTTCCGGCGAAAATTGATACTACTTTGATGGAATATTCGCCTTTTCCGATGCAGCTGGATGTGTTAAGCCCGGTGAAGAAATTTGTGGTTTTTTCATATCCTATTCAGGCTTATGGAGTGTATTCAAACGGAAGTTTAGTGAAATGGGGACCGACAAGTATGGGTAAAAAAACGGCTAAGACAAAAACGGGTCTTACCTTTGCCAACTGGAAAAAACAATTAGCCATTTCTACTGTAAGCAGCGAATGGAAATTACCATATAATTTCAATATTTTTAATCTTGACGGGATCGGATGGCATCAGTATGATCTTCCGGGCTATCCTGCATCGCACTCATGTTTGAGATTGTTGTTGAAAGATGCAAAATGGCTGTACAATTATGCAGATACCTGGGTGTTAAATCCGGGAGGAGCAACGACAAAAGCTAGAGGAACGGCTGTTTTGGTTTATGGAGATTATGGTTGGGGTAAAAGAAAGCCTTGGAGAAAACTGTTGAGTGATCCTAATGCGAACAGTGTTTCTGTAGAAGAAATGACAAAAATGATTGAGCCAAATATCGAAAAAATATTGAGAGAGCAAGACAACAGAGAAAAAGTGGTAGATTCTATCAGAGCTGCAAAAGCAGTACTGGAGCAGATGCCGCAGACGCCAAAAACGGTAGCTCCTTAA
- a CDS encoding SDR family oxidoreductase — protein sequence MNLHLDHKIIIVSGGAKGIGNAIAKILAEEKALPIIIGRNEDDNKKAIQEIEDNGGKADFVTAELSQPDECKKAIDEVVKKYGKIDGIVNNAGVNDGIGLENGSYEGFIASYHKNVVHYYLLVQHALPYLKESKGSILNIGSKTAETGQGGTSGYAAANGARNALTREWAVELLPYSIRVNAIIVAEAWTPLYQSWISTFDNPDEKLKSITSKIPFEKRMTTSEEIADMAAFLLSDRSSHTTGQLIHVDGGYVHLDRSLG from the coding sequence ATGAATTTACATCTTGACCATAAAATAATCATCGTAAGCGGTGGTGCAAAAGGCATTGGAAACGCCATTGCGAAAATTTTAGCTGAAGAAAAAGCATTGCCCATAATCATTGGCAGAAACGAAGACGACAATAAAAAAGCTATTCAGGAAATTGAAGATAATGGTGGGAAAGCTGATTTTGTTACCGCAGAACTTTCTCAACCCGATGAATGTAAAAAAGCAATTGATGAGGTCGTGAAAAAATACGGGAAAATTGATGGTATTGTCAATAATGCCGGTGTAAACGATGGAATAGGTCTTGAAAATGGTTCGTATGAAGGATTCATTGCGTCCTATCACAAAAATGTTGTGCATTATTATCTTTTGGTGCAACACGCACTTCCTTACCTGAAAGAAAGCAAAGGTTCTATACTGAATATTGGTAGCAAGACTGCAGAAACCGGACAAGGCGGAACTTCTGGTTATGCCGCTGCTAATGGCGCAAGAAATGCTCTGACAAGAGAATGGGCAGTCGAACTTTTACCTTACAGTATCCGTGTAAATGCCATTATTGTTGCTGAAGCTTGGACTCCACTTTATCAATCGTGGATTTCTACTTTTGATAATCCGGATGAAAAACTAAAAAGTATTACTTCAAAAATACCATTCGAAAAACGTATGACGACCTCCGAGGAAATTGCGGATATGGCTGCGTTTCTGCTTTCTGATAGATCTTCACATACAACAGGACAATTGATTCATGTAGATGGCGGATATGTTCATCTGGACAGGAGCTTAGGATAG
- a CDS encoding SDR family NAD(P)-dependent oxidoreductase, translating into MFSLKNKKAVVTGGGSGIGQAIAVQLAANGAEVHILEITEQNGQETLEKIQSAGGNAVVYACDVSKQKDVLAVFEQVGAINILVNNAGIAHIGKADTTSEEDFDRIYNVNIKGVYNCLFAAIPQIRKSGGGVIINMASIAALVGIPDRFAYSTAKGAVKAMTMSVAKDYIAENIRCNSISPARVHTPFVDGFLKNNYPGNIEEMFEKLSKTQPIGRMAQPEEVASLALYLCSDEASFITGVDYPIDGGFTTLNN; encoded by the coding sequence ATGTTTTCATTAAAAAATAAAAAAGCCGTTGTAACAGGCGGAGGAAGCGGAATCGGACAAGCCATCGCCGTTCAACTCGCAGCTAATGGGGCAGAAGTTCATATTCTCGAAATTACAGAACAAAACGGACAGGAAACACTGGAAAAAATACAATCTGCCGGAGGAAATGCTGTAGTGTATGCGTGTGATGTTTCAAAACAAAAAGATGTTTTAGCAGTTTTCGAGCAAGTTGGAGCTATTAATATTCTTGTCAATAATGCCGGAATTGCACACATCGGAAAAGCTGATACCACTTCAGAAGAAGATTTTGACAGAATTTATAATGTCAATATCAAAGGCGTTTATAATTGCTTGTTTGCAGCTATTCCCCAGATTAGAAAATCAGGTGGCGGTGTGATCATTAACATGGCTTCCATTGCTGCGTTGGTCGGAATTCCTGACCGTTTTGCCTACAGCACGGCTAAAGGTGCTGTAAAAGCCATGACCATGAGTGTTGCCAAAGATTATATTGCTGAAAATATCCGTTGCAATTCTATTTCTCCGGCACGTGTACATACGCCTTTCGTGGATGGATTTTTAAAGAATAATTATCCGGGTAACATTGAAGAAATGTTTGAAAAACTGTCGAAAACGCAACCGATCGGAAGAATGGCTCAGCCTGAAGAAGTTGCCTCTTTAGCCCTTTATCTTTGCAGTGATGAAGCTTCATTCATCACCGGTGTAGATTACCCTATCGACGGCGGTTTCACAACTTTGAATAATTAA